The Euphorbia lathyris chromosome 8, ddEupLath1.1, whole genome shotgun sequence genome has a window encoding:
- the LOC136203195 gene encoding DNA repair protein RAD51 homolog has product MAHQQQRQPQQEELEGVQHGPFPVEQLQEAGIAALDVKKLKDAGLCTVESVAYSPRKELLQIKGISDAKVDKIIEAASKLVPLGFTSASQLHAQRLEIIQITSGSRELDKILEGGIETGSITEIYGEFRSGKTQLCHTLCVTCQLPLDQGGGEGKAMYIDAEGTFRPQRLLQIADRFGLNGADVLENVAYARAYNTDHQSRLLLEAASMMVETRFALMIVDSATALYRTDFSGRGELSARQMHLAKFLRSLQKLADEFGVAVVITNQVVAQVDGSALFAGPQIKPIGGNIMAHASTTRLAMRKGRAEERICKVISSPCLAEAEARFQISTEGVTDVKD; this is encoded by the exons ATGGCTCATCAACAACAACGCCAACCCCAACAGGAGGAACTTGAGGGGGTACAACACGGTCCTTTCCCTGTTGAACAGCTTCAG GAAGCAGGAATAGCTGCTCTTGATGTTAAGAAGCTTAAAGATGCTGGTCTCTGCACTGTTGAGTCTGTTGCATACTCTCCCCGGAAAGAGCTTCTGCAAATCAAAGGAATCAGTGATGCTAAAGTTGATAAAATCATTGAAGCAG CTTCCAAGCTGGTGCCTCTGGGATTCACTAGTGCTAGCCAACTCCATGCTCAGAGGTTAGAAATAATTCAGATAACATCCGGATCTAGAGAACTTGATAAGATACTGGAAG GAGGGATAGAGACAGGATCTATAACTGAGATATATGGTGAGTTTCGCTCCGGCAAGACTCAGTTGTGCCACACACTTTGTGTTACTTGCCAA CTTCCATTAGATCAAGGGGGTGGTGAGGGAAAAGCGATGTACATTGATGCCGAAGGGACATTCAGGCCACAAAGGCTCTTACAGATAGCAGACAG GTTTGGACTAAATGGTGCTGATGTTTTGGAAAATGTGGCATACGCTCGTGCATATAACACGGATCACCAATCAAGGCTTTTGCTTGAAGCAGCTTCAATGATGGTGGAAACTAG GTTTGCCCTTATGATAGTAGACAGTGCGACTGCCCTATACAGAACAGATTTCTCCGGAAGGGGTGAGCTTTCTGCTCGGCAAATGCATCTTGCTAAGTTTTTGAGGAGCCTTCAAAAGTTAGCAGATGAGTTTGGTGTAGCAGTTGTTATTACGAACCAAGTAGTTGCGCAAGTAGATGGTTCTGCTCTATTTGCTGGCCCTCAAATCAAGCCTATTGGTGGTAATATTATGGCTCATGCTTCCACAACAAG ACTAGCTATGAGGAAGGGTAGAGCAGAAGAGCGTATCTGTAAAGTAATAAGTTCTCCTTGTTTAGCTGAAGCAGAAGCCCGGTTTCAGATTTCAACTGAAGGTGTAACAGATGTCAAAGATTGA